Below is a window of Geothermobacter ehrlichii DNA.
GCGCCGACTACCTGGTCACCGCCAACCCTGGCTGCCAGCTGCAGCTCGCCTGGGGCGTCAAACAGGCCGGCCTGCCGCAGCAGGTGCGGCACCTGATGGAGCTGCTGGGCCGGGCGACGCCGGAGTGAGCTCACTCTGCCGTTCGGGCAAAGTCCGAAAAAGCCGGCTGCCAGCAATGATGAATGATGCACTTCATACAAGCTTCGGCGAGAGCCGGAGCGATCGCCTGCAACCAATCCCTGTCCACCACGAGCCAGACGGCACACAGAATCGAGCAGCAGTCCCTTGATGACAACGCGTTGCGATAATCCTTGAACCGATTGGAGCGGCGGACAAGAAAGCTGGTTTGTCAAAGCCCCCGGAGGTGACCCCGGGTGCGCCCTGCCGGGCGCACGCAAAAAAATACGGGGCCCAATCCTGGGCCCCGTCGAAGAATCATCCGTATAATTTTGTTTACGGTCTGATCACCGCGTTGTCGTCGGCCGTATTGCCACCATCCTCCTGATACCACTCTGCAGCTACGGGATAGGCGCTGAGATCGATCGTGCCATCCAGCACGCCATTGTCCAGGAAATCGATGGAGTCAAAGATCAGCCGCTGGGCGTAGAGGTGATTGTGGGCAAAGGCCCCGGGTTCGCGGTTGAGCAGGTTCAGATTGAACGCCGCCCCCAGGGTGTCCGCATCCGGCCAGCTGGCATAGGCATTGGCAAAGGTCTGGCTGGCCGGGTCACTGGTGTTGTAGAAGTAGGGGTAGGCGGCCGCGTTGTAGTAGATTCCTTTTTTCTCCAGTTCGGCGGTCAGGGCCGCAATGGCCGCGGCATACCCGTCAGCCTGGGCGGCAAACGTCGCCTGCGTCCAGGCTTCCTCGTCCACACCGTTGTGGCAGGCCGTACAGACAGCAGCCGGGGTGTCATCGATGGGATCCCCGTTGGCATCGATGGCAAAAGGTGTGAAGCGATGATTGGCGCCAGCCCCGGTGTCGTACATATGACAGCCGGCGCAGGGACCACCGGTGCCGGTGTTCGGAGCGGTAATGCCGATTTCATCGTGCTCAAAGCCGACATTTGCGTAATCGGCGCCGGCATATTCATAGCCGATGGTCTTGTAAAGGATTCCGGCCGCCGCCAGGTAATGGGAGTTGGCGCTGCCAAAGTTTTGCTGGCTCAGAGTCGTGAAATTGTCCTTGATGTACTGGCCGTTGCTGCGTCCGGCGTGACAGGCGACGCAGACATTCGAATTGCCCAGATCCGGGAAAACGACCGAAGACCCCGTTGCATCCTTGTAATCAGCGACGATGGCTCCCGGCGTGTGGACATTCGTATCGTTGCCGTCATGGCAACCATAGCAATAGAGCACCTGATTCTTGCCTAGACCGAGGAAGAACTCATTCTCGGCCGGATCATAATTTGCCGGATCACTCAGATAATTCATGGCACCGGTGGCCGTGTGGCAACGCTGACAGGCCTGGCGGCTGCCGGGGGTTGTGGTCACGTCCCCCTCGTCCCAGTCGTAGTGCTTCCAGGCATCGGAGGTTTCATCGCCGTGCCCTGATTTGGCCCAGGCCAGAATCTGATCGGTGCCTGGAACCGGATTGGAACCCGTCGCGATCGTATCGGCGTTATGGCAGTTGCTGCACGAATTGGGCAGCCCGGGGTACTGGACGCTCTGGCTCGGCCAGACGATACGCAGGCTGTGGCCGGCGATATCGCCGCTGATCACATTGCCGGCGCTATCGGTAACATTGATCGCGGACTTGGCCGTCTTGGGCATGTGACAATCGGTGCAGTTGGCATCGCTATGGCCCATGACCGCCATTTCGTTCGCATGGTCGATCACCGCATTCGTCACCGCGGTCGGGTCATTCCGCACCTGGGCGACCGTCAGCGCGGCAAAATCGCCAAATCCCGCATGGCAGGTCAGACAGAGTTTGCTGCTGTCGTTGGGATTTGTCTGGTTGCTGGTGTCAATCGGCACCGTGATGCCGTCCTCGACCAGCTCGGTGACAACCATGGATTTGTTGCTCGCATCATGCATGTCATGGCAGACGAAACACTCATGGTCGTAGGATTTGTCGGCGGCATGCGGACCGTAATCAAAATCCTGTTGCTGCTGGTGATGGCTCTTGGAGGCGACAAAGTCCGCAGTCCCCGGCGCTCCGCCCCAGTATTTGCTGGCGTCATCGGTGACATCGTAGTAGTCCTTCCAGTCCAGCCCCGGCAGATACATCAGGGCCTCGCCATTGGCGCCGGCGCGGCTGGGATAGGCCAGGGTCGTGCCTCCGGCAGTGTATTTGCCTGAACCGCGGCTGTGGCACTGGTAACAGACGTAGTTACGCACGTACAGATTGTCGATCTGATCCACAACGCCGTCGCCATTCAGATCCTGGTCGGTGGTCATGGTCGCGGGATTGACAATGTTGTCCTTGGTCGGGCTGGTGGCATGCCGGCCGCCGGGACCATGACAGGCTTCACAGGCAACCGTGCTGTCGACAAAGCTCATGGTCCATTCGTCACCGTCCAGAGCGACCGTCAGACCGGTCACATGGCAGCCGGCGCAACGGCTTTCGTAGGAGTCATTCTTGTCCGGCGGTGTCACGACATAGCCACCCGCGCCATCGTCGGCATACCACTTGGACTCATCATAGGTGACATACTCGCCGGTCTGGGCATTGTACTGGATCGGCAGAATGTAATGGCTCTTGCCGATCTGGACGATGTAGCGCTGCTTCCACTGCGCTTCGTCATTGAGAATCAGACCATCGCTGTTCGTGTCCCCGTCCGTGGCATTGATGTTGGGAGAACCGCCAAGGGTATAGCGGATGTAGTACTTGGTGCCATCGATTTCGACATAGGGCCCACCCTGATCGCTACCGAGAATCGGGGCCTTGGCGCCGAATTTGGCAAAATTGGCCGTGGTGGACAGGTCCAGCGGAACCGCATCGAAGAAATCGGCACGGCCGCTGTTGTCAACATCATTGATGTAATTGACCTCGAGGGATCCATCTCGCAGTTTTTTGGTATGCGCCGTTGCCAGCCATCCATCATGTTTGGTGGCATGGCAGCCGCCACAGCGGTCGGAACCGACATAGGCGGTTGCCCGCACGATGGCTTCATCGCTTGTGGCCGTGGTCGCGCTGCCGCTGGAATCCCGGTTGCTGCCACAGCCCCACAGGGGAGCAACCAGTAATGTCGCCACGAACAATACAATCAGTTTTCTTGACATGTGATCCTCCTGATTTCTTTAGGTTGGAGCACCCCTATTTATCAATGGCACCGGCGGCAGGTCTTGCCGTCGCTGGCGCGTTCAAGCCGTCCCTTGATATCGCCCCAGTCAGCAGGATGGGGGTTGATGCCAAGACCTGTCTTGGCGCTATGACATTTCAGACAGATATCTCCTTCCGGATGGCAGGCCTGACAGGTCGCCAGATTCTTGCGGGCCTCGCGGGCGTGACTGCCACTCCAGTCGTGCGAAAGCAGTATCGAGTTGGGATGGCATCCCTGGCACTGACTCTCGTCGAAAAATCGGTGCGCGGGACCCGACGGGCTGGTCTGCAGATCACTCCAGGCTCGACGGTGAGAAGCAAAGGCCAGATCGGCACGATTGAAGGTATCATGGCAATCGGAACAGAACCTGGCTTCGTGGCAGCTGTTGCACAACTGCGGGTCGGTCCGCGCCGCGATCGGATGGCTGACCTGAAAATCGCCTCGATGCACATTGGCCAGGTTGTTGCCGAATTCCCCTTGCTCATCGGAGCGCCCATCGATGTGGCATTCGAGACAGAAGTTCTGTTCATGGCACCGGGAACAGTCGATTGCCCCCCCCTTGGCCTGGGCCCGGTGCTGAAACGCCCAGAGGGGGCCGTGACTGGTCAGACTCGGATAGTCGACACTTTCGGCGAAATCTTCATCATGGCATTGCAGGCAGACTTCTTTGTCGGGAACGATGCTCTGCGCCTCCTCGACGTGGCAGGTGGCACAGGGCTTGTCTTCTACATAACCGTCGTGCTCGGCATGGTTGAAGGTGATGGCCAGTACCGGGGGCGCGATAGCCAGAATCGTGCAGAGTATCAACAAGGTGCGAACCATAGACGTGCTCCTTCTATTCAAAAGAGATAATTCAGGCGCAAACGGCCCCGATAGTATTTGTCCCACAAATCGCTCTTAACGGCTTCGAACTTGCCCTGGAGATTGATGCTTTTTGTCAGGTACGCCGTCGCATCGACCCAGTAGCGCTGACTGGTCGTGTCATCCTCGTCATTGAACTGCTCACCGAGAAATCCGATTTGCCGTTCGAGAACATCGATCGTCGCGCCGACACCGGCTTCGAATTTCTGATGGAACAGATAGGCGACACGGGCCTTGATCCCCTTGAGATCCTGACCGTCATCATCCTTGCGATAAGTCCCGATCAGGTATCCGGAAAATTTTTCGGTACGTCGCATTTCGACGCCGGCTTCGAAGACGTTCGCGTCGTCAACACTCTCGTAGAATTCACGGGTATAGCGAACAAAGGCATTCAGGCCGCGGCGAATCAGGTAATCGAACTCAAACAGGGCTTCCTGATATTCGTCGACGGCGAAAACCGAGTAAATTGAAGTCGAAGAAAATACCGGCAGAGAATAGAGATATTCGGTCCGCAGAGACCATTTCGGATTGCGATAGTACTTGGCTCCGAGAATAAAATAGGTTACTTCGTCGGTCAGGTAGCTGTACTGGATCTCGTTGTAGAAACGAATCAGACTGGGAAGATTGTAATCGAGATCGATCCCGAACAACTCATAACCAAGTTGTTCGTCCTCCCATTTTTGCAGATAGGAAAATTCGGCGTAAAGGTTGTTCACCAGGCGATCGGACGAAATCTCGCCGCCAACAATCAAGTCGCCTGCACTGTAGTTGTCGTCGAATTTGACATCCCCGCCACCAAAAAAAGCGAGATCAACCGGACCGAGATGGTTGTATTTGAGATAGAGGCCATCCATCACCGAAGCTCCCGCACTGGTGGAGATAAACTGCCGGCCGAGTTTCAGGTCGAGATTCTTCTTCCCCAGCCCCCGTTTCTCCAGATAGGCGTAATAGAGTTCGGAATCGGTCTCATACTCGTTGGAAAGATCATCCGCCAAACGGCCATACCCCCTGAAGGTCCAACCGCTGCCGGCAATGTCGGTGGCATTGAGCAGCAGGTATTGGTAGACCGGCGTGGCCGTATCCTCGTCGGCATTGTCAAACCATTCAAATTCGGTACTTGCGCGTCCTTTGATCCGGGTCGCTGCCACAGCCTGGCAAGCCGCGCCGACCAGCAGCAGAGCCACCAACAAGGCCACGATCTTTGAACAATTTTTCATAGCACCTCCTTGCCAGAAATTGTGCGAACGGCAGCGCAGGCGGCATCTCTGCAACCGTCAGCACACGACGACCGTCATGACCGCTCACCGGCGGAACCTTGCTACTTTGTTGCTGTTGGGATGAGCTGGGAGCCCCCGGATTCCATCAGCACCAATCTCGCAGCCCGTGGCAGGGGGCCGGAAGATCGACAACCACTTTTCTGACACATGTGCAACAACCAAGGGGCGACATATGAGTCTTTATCACAAAAATGATGCCTTGCAAGTCATGCCGGCAGAAAAAATCCGGCGGCAGACGGAGACGACGATCTCCGGCCACAAAATTCCATTGACGGCTTCCGTCTTGGGGAATTCATATGATAAATCCTCTCTCGTCATCATGGATGGTATGTCCTCGAAGCCAAAAAGCGGGAATACGCCCAATCGAAAAGCGGGCGCCAAGCGGCTACCAACTGAGTTCCGGTTGGTCGACAAAAACACGAAGCCCCGCCACACGGCGGGGCTTTTCCGCTTGGGACCGCCCGCAGGCAACGGGGCATGCCTCCTTGTGAGCACGATGAAAAGGCGGTCGCCCGTCCCTCGTTCTTCGCATTTTCCCTGGACAGGAAGCGTTGCCCTCCCAGGGCAAGCAACCTCACTTCCCCTGCTGCTCAACCTTCCGCCATCTCGCACTCTTCAGAAGATCAGTGACGGGTTGTTGCCGGGTCGCCGGAGCTTTCCAGCGCTTTGGCGACCCGGGAGCCGGAAGGACGCCCCAGCGCGGCGCAGATGTAGCGACCGGCCTCGACCAGGGCGTTGAGATCGACGCCGGTTTCGATGCCAAGGCCCTTGAGCATGTAGAGCAGATCTTCGCTGGCGACATTGCCCGAAGCACCCGGCGCGTAGTTGCAGCCGCCGAGCCCGGCGACGGAACTGTCAACCACCGACACTCCCATCTGCAGCGCCGCCAGGATATTGGCCAGCGCCTGCCCGTAGGTGTCATGAAAATGCACCGCCAGCCGCTCGATCTGGACCTTGCCCGCCACCGCCTCGATCATGGTCTGGGCCTTGCCGGGAGTGCCGACGCCGATAGTGTCGCCGAGGGAGATCTCGTAACACCCGAGCTCCATCATGCGGCCGGCGACCCAGGCGACGTTGGCCGGATCGACGTCCCCCTCATAGGGACAGCCGAGGGTGCAGGAAACATAGCCGCGCACCCGCAGGCCATGCTTACGGGCCTCTTCGCAGACCTCGCCGAAGCGGTCGAGACTTTCGGCGATGGAGCAGTTGATGTTCTTGCGCGAAAAGGTCTCGGAGGCGGCACCGAAAACCGCCACTTCCTCGACACCAACCTCGATGGCCCGCTTCAGGCCGCGCAGGTTGGGCACCAGTACCGGATAGCAGACGCCCGGCTGCCGGCGGATGCCGCGCATCACTTCGGCGGTGTCGGCCATCTGCGGCATCCACTTGGGGGAAACGAAACTTCCACCTTCGATCGCCGCCAGCCCGGTGCGGGAGAGCCGGTCGATCAGACCGATCTTGATCTCGGCCGGTACCACCTGCGCTTCGTTCTGCAGCCCGTCCCGCGGACCGACTTCGACCATCTTGACACGCTTGGGCAACTGCATGGCCTACCCCCCTTCCTCGACGTCGAAAACCAGCAGGGGGACCCCCTCGCTGACCTGGGCGCCGACCTGATAATTCAGCCGGGACACCACGCCGTCCGCCGGCGCCGTGATGGTATGCTCCATCTTCATCGCCTCGAGAACCATCAGCGGTGCTCCCCGCTCGACCCGGGCCCCTTCCTCGACCAGTACGCTGACGATCTTTCCGGGCATCGGAGCGCTCAGGTCACCACCGGCCGTCGCGTCCAGCGCATCGAGCCGCGGGTCATGCAGGTCGAAGCGTACGGTACGCCCCCTCTCGATCACGGTGACACCCGTGGTATCACGCACCACCCGGGCCCGGTAGCGGCAGCCGTCGATCACCGCGCACAGCAGTCCGCTCTCGTCGAGCTCGGCGGACGCCTCCAGGCTGCTCCCGTCGAATTCGAGCAGAAAACCCCGGTCGCGGTAGTGGGCGACCACCTCGATATCCCGCCCCTGCCAGCCAAGGAGCAGAGGGTGGTAGTTGTCACTGTTCAGCCGCCAGCCGGTTGTGCTGTTCCAGGGCGACCAGGGGTCGGCGGCGTCCACCGGCGACCGTCTTTCCAGCAGCAGGAAGAGGGCGGCCAGCGCCGGCATGACCGGCGACAGTTGTGCCTCGGATTCGGTCAGCTCGACGCGGTGGCTGTCGACGAACCAGGTATCGACCGCGCCCCGGTTGAAGAGGGGATGATCGGCGACCCGGGCCAGAAAACCGGCGTTGGTGGTCACGCCGACAATCTCCAGCTGCTCGAGGGCGCGCCGCAACCGCCGCAGGGCCGATGGCCGGTCGACGTCGTGGACGATCAGCTTGGCGATCATCGGATCGTAGTGCATGCTGACCTCATCCCCTGCCCGCACGCCGGTGTCGACCCGCAGACGGGCGTCCTCGGCCGGAAAAAGCAGATGCTCGAGCCGGCCGATGCTGGGAAGGAAATCGCGGGACGGGTCTTCGGCATAGATGCGCACCTCGATGGCGTGACCGTCGACCGCCAGGTCCTCCTGTCGCAGGGGCAGCGGCTCGCCGGCGGCGACGGCAAGCTGCCAGGCGACCAGGTCCTGGCCGGTGATCATTTCGGTCACCGGGTGCTCCACCTGCAGCCGGGTGTTCATCTCCATGAAGTAGAAGGCTCCATCGATGTCGAGCAGAAACTCGACCGTTCCGGCGCCGACATAGCCGATGGCGCGGGCGGCCCGCACCGCCGCCTCGCCCATCGCCTGGCGGGTCTTCTCGTCGAGGCCCGGCGCCGGGGCCTCCTCGATGATCTTCTGGTGCCGGCGCTGAACCGAACAGTCGCGCTCGAACAGGTGCAGCACGTTTCCGTGGCTGTCGGCGAAGACCTGGATCTCGACATGGCGCGGCCGCTCCAGGTAGCGTTCGAGAAGCAGGCGATCATCCCCGAAGGCGGCAGCCGCCTCGCGCCGCGCCGCCAACAGAGCCGGCTCCAGCTCGTCGGCGCTCCGCACGACCCGCATCCCCTTGCCGCCTCCGCCGGCGGTCGCCTTGACCAGCAGGGGAAAGCCGATGCTGCCGGCGGCTCCGCTCAGGGTGGGGATATCCTGACCTTCACCGTGGTATCCCGGCACCAGGGGCACGCCCGCTTCGGCCATGATCGCCTTGGCGGCTCCCTTGTCACCCATCGCCCGGATCGCCTCGACCGGCGGGCCGACAAAGACCAGCCCGGCCTTTTGGCAGGCTTCGGCAAAAGCGGCGTTTTCGGCCAGAAATCCATAGCCGGGATGCACCGCCTCGGCACCGCTGCGCCGCGCCACATCGAGCAGCCGCTCGATGACCAGATAGCTCTCGGCCGCCGGGGCGGGGCCGATATGCCAGGCCTCGTCGGCCAGGGAAACGTGCAGCGCATCACGATCGGCATCGGAATAGACGGCGATCGTCCGCAACCCGAGCTTCCTGGCGGTGCGGATGATCCGGCAGGCGATTTCACCACGGTTGGCGATCAGTACGGAATCGAACATAAGATTGTGACCTCAAGTCAGGATTCAGGAGTCAGAAGCGTCGCCTCGGCACCAGCTCGGCCGGCGTTTTTCCAGAAAGGCGGCCAGCCCTTCCCGCCCTTCGTCGCCGGCCCGCGTTGCGGCGATGCGCGCGGCGGTTTCGGCGATCAGCGCCTCGTCGATCGGCCGGTCGGCCACGTCGCGCACCAGCTTCTTGGCCGCGGCCATCGCCTGCGGACCGTTTTTCAGCAGCTGCCGCACCAGGTGGTCGGCCTCGCTCTGCAAACGAAAGGCAGGGACAATCCTGTGAACCAGCCCGAGCCGGCAGGCCTCGTCGGCATCGAACAGTTCGGCGCTGACAAAGTAGCGCCGGGCGGCGCGGGAGCCGATGGCCCTGACGACATAGGGGGAGATGACGGCCGGAAT
It encodes the following:
- a CDS encoding multiheme c-type cytochrome; the protein is MSRKLIVLFVATLLVAPLWGCGSNRDSSGSATTATSDEAIVRATAYVGSDRCGGCHATKHDGWLATAHTKKLRDGSLEVNYINDVDNSGRADFFDAVPLDLSTTANFAKFGAKAPILGSDQGGPYVEIDGTKYYIRYTLGGSPNINATDGDTNSDGLILNDEAQWKQRYIVQIGKSHYILPIQYNAQTGEYVTYDESKWYADDGAGGYVVTPPDKNDSYESRCAGCHVTGLTVALDGDEWTMSFVDSTVACEACHGPGGRHATSPTKDNIVNPATMTTDQDLNGDGVVDQIDNLYVRNYVCYQCHSRGSGKYTAGGTTLAYPSRAGANGEALMYLPGLDWKDYYDVTDDASKYWGGAPGTADFVASKSHHQQQQDFDYGPHAADKSYDHECFVCHDMHDASNKSMVVTELVEDGITVPIDTSNQTNPNDSSKLCLTCHAGFGDFAALTVAQVRNDPTAVTNAVIDHANEMAVMGHSDANCTDCHMPKTAKSAINVTDSAGNVISGDIAGHSLRIVWPSQSVQYPGLPNSCSNCHNADTIATGSNPVPGTDQILAWAKSGHGDETSDAWKHYDWDEGDVTTTPGSRQACQRCHTATGAMNYLSDPANYDPAENEFFLGLGKNQVLYCYGCHDGNDTNVHTPGAIVADYKDATGSSVVFPDLGNSNVCVACHAGRSNGQYIKDNFTTLSQQNFGSANSHYLAAAGILYKTIGYEYAGADYANVGFEHDEIGITAPNTGTGGPCAGCHMYDTGAGANHRFTPFAIDANGDPIDDTPAAVCTACHNGVDEEAWTQATFAAQADGYAAAIAALTAELEKKGIYYNAAAYPYFYNTSDPASQTFANAYASWPDADTLGAAFNLNLLNREPGAFAHNHLYAQRLIFDSIDFLDNGVLDGTIDLSAYPVAAEWYQEDGGNTADDNAVIRP
- a CDS encoding cytochrome C, yielding MVRTLLILCTILAIAPPVLAITFNHAEHDGYVEDKPCATCHVEEAQSIVPDKEVCLQCHDEDFAESVDYPSLTSHGPLWAFQHRAQAKGGAIDCSRCHEQNFCLECHIDGRSDEQGEFGNNLANVHRGDFQVSHPIAARTDPQLCNSCHEARFCSDCHDTFNRADLAFASHRRAWSDLQTSPSGPAHRFFDESQCQGCHPNSILLSHDWSGSHAREARKNLATCQACHPEGDICLKCHSAKTGLGINPHPADWGDIKGRLERASDGKTCRRCH
- a CDS encoding hydroxymethylglutaryl-CoA lyase yields the protein MQLPKRVKMVEVGPRDGLQNEAQVVPAEIKIGLIDRLSRTGLAAIEGGSFVSPKWMPQMADTAEVMRGIRRQPGVCYPVLVPNLRGLKRAIEVGVEEVAVFGAASETFSRKNINCSIAESLDRFGEVCEEARKHGLRVRGYVSCTLGCPYEGDVDPANVAWVAGRMMELGCYEISLGDTIGVGTPGKAQTMIEAVAGKVQIERLAVHFHDTYGQALANILAALQMGVSVVDSSVAGLGGCNYAPGASGNVASEDLLYMLKGLGIETGVDLNALVEAGRYICAALGRPSGSRVAKALESSGDPATTRH
- a CDS encoding acetyl/propionyl/methylcrotonyl-CoA carboxylase subunit alpha, whose translation is MFDSVLIANRGEIACRIIRTARKLGLRTIAVYSDADRDALHVSLADEAWHIGPAPAAESYLVIERLLDVARRSGAEAVHPGYGFLAENAAFAEACQKAGLVFVGPPVEAIRAMGDKGAAKAIMAEAGVPLVPGYHGEGQDIPTLSGAAGSIGFPLLVKATAGGGGKGMRVVRSADELEPALLAARREAAAAFGDDRLLLERYLERPRHVEIQVFADSHGNVLHLFERDCSVQRRHQKIIEEAPAPGLDEKTRQAMGEAAVRAARAIGYVGAGTVEFLLDIDGAFYFMEMNTRLQVEHPVTEMITGQDLVAWQLAVAAGEPLPLRQEDLAVDGHAIEVRIYAEDPSRDFLPSIGRLEHLLFPAEDARLRVDTGVRAGDEVSMHYDPMIAKLIVHDVDRPSALRRLRRALEQLEIVGVTTNAGFLARVADHPLFNRGAVDTWFVDSHRVELTESEAQLSPVMPALAALFLLLERRSPVDAADPWSPWNSTTGWRLNSDNYHPLLLGWQGRDIEVVAHYRDRGFLLEFDGSSLEASAELDESGLLCAVIDGCRYRARVVRDTTGVTVIERGRTVRFDLHDPRLDALDATAGGDLSAPMPGKIVSVLVEEGARVERGAPLMVLEAMKMEHTITAPADGVVSRLNYQVGAQVSEGVPLLVFDVEEGG